One genomic segment of Flagellimonas marinaquae includes these proteins:
- a CDS encoding BatA domain-containing protein: MQFKHPEIFWALFLLVIPILIHLFQLRRFTKTPFTNVAMLQKVVSESRKSNSLKKWLLLFTRLLLLAAIIIAFAQPFSSSSTALQEKEIVVYLDDSFSMQGKQNGIPVLEKAVQDFIKNVGSDTEFSLFTNDKTYTNIRIGDIQNTLLALPYSYKQLNLNEIGLKANSLFSTSKTSIKDLIVISDFQERLASQNNVLDSTMNAHFVPVRPRQVPNVSIDSVFMDDSVNDQGRLKVLLSGGTEDDPVPISLYDNGELIAKTAAKFTSNGNAEVEFSIPVHQKLDGHLSIMDNALAYDNRFYFNINAREKIKVLAISESESDYLNRLFRGDEFDFNKFSPDRLDYSVLDDKNVIVLDNLNAIPSSLQTVLRSFFNTGGTVIIVPSSNTDLSSYNSLLSSLSSTRFIEKVSSEAQLTTISFDHPLYQNVFEQQVTNFQYPTTNGYFNVRTNLATALAMDGGNPFLIGDNRLYVFTAPLELANSNFVNSPLIVPTFYNMAQSSLRLPKLFNTLGSASTVDVVVELDNDDILKVTKEGYEFIPLQQSFPARVQLTFDQNPTEDGVYSIVRDNEILQNISFNYPRTESQLKYLDLGTLQNINTLDSIPELFEQLKAENNIYAYWKWFVILALLLALIEVLIQKFVT; the protein is encoded by the coding sequence ATGCAGTTTAAACATCCAGAAATTTTTTGGGCACTTTTTCTTCTCGTAATACCCATATTGATTCATTTATTTCAATTACGTCGATTTACCAAAACACCTTTTACCAATGTGGCAATGCTACAAAAGGTAGTTTCCGAATCCAGAAAAAGCAACAGCCTTAAAAAATGGTTGTTATTGTTTACACGGTTGTTGCTACTGGCAGCTATAATAATTGCCTTTGCACAACCTTTCAGTTCCTCGAGCACCGCTCTTCAAGAAAAAGAGATCGTGGTTTATTTGGATGATTCCTTTAGTATGCAAGGCAAGCAAAATGGGATTCCAGTTTTGGAAAAGGCTGTTCAGGATTTTATCAAAAATGTGGGGAGTGACACGGAATTCAGCTTGTTCACCAACGATAAAACCTATACCAACATCCGAATAGGAGATATTCAGAATACGCTGCTGGCACTACCCTACTCTTATAAACAGCTCAACCTGAATGAGATTGGTTTAAAGGCCAATAGTTTGTTTTCTACAAGCAAAACATCGATTAAAGATCTGATCGTAATTTCTGATTTTCAAGAAAGATTAGCTTCGCAAAACAACGTTTTGGATTCTACCATGAACGCCCATTTTGTTCCCGTACGACCACGGCAAGTCCCAAACGTGTCCATAGATTCGGTTTTTATGGATGATAGTGTAAACGATCAGGGGCGTCTTAAAGTACTGCTTTCAGGAGGTACCGAGGATGATCCCGTGCCGATTTCGTTGTATGACAATGGGGAACTAATCGCCAAAACGGCAGCAAAATTTACATCGAACGGAAATGCCGAAGTTGAATTCTCCATCCCTGTCCATCAAAAATTAGATGGCCACTTGAGTATTATGGACAATGCTTTGGCCTACGATAACCGATTTTATTTCAATATCAATGCCAGGGAAAAAATAAAAGTGTTGGCCATAAGCGAATCGGAAAGTGATTATTTGAACCGTCTGTTCCGAGGCGATGAGTTCGATTTTAACAAGTTCTCACCAGATCGACTCGATTATAGTGTTTTGGATGATAAAAACGTTATAGTATTGGATAATTTGAACGCTATTCCGAGTAGTTTGCAGACTGTTCTGCGGTCGTTTTTCAATACTGGAGGCACCGTGATCATTGTTCCCTCCAGTAACACCGATCTATCTTCATACAATTCCTTACTATCCAGTTTATCCTCTACGCGTTTTATCGAAAAAGTCTCATCGGAAGCTCAGTTGACCACGATTTCGTTCGATCATCCTTTGTACCAAAATGTCTTTGAACAACAAGTGACCAATTTTCAATACCCCACCACAAATGGATATTTTAATGTACGGACCAACCTTGCTACGGCATTGGCCATGGACGGAGGAAACCCTTTTTTAATTGGTGACAATAGATTATATGTATTTACGGCGCCTTTGGAGCTGGCAAATTCCAATTTTGTTAATTCACCTTTGATCGTGCCCACTTTTTATAATATGGCACAATCGAGCTTACGATTGCCAAAGTTGTTTAACACATTGGGCAGTGCATCTACCGTGGATGTTGTTGTAGAATTGGACAATGATGATATTTTAAAAGTGACCAAGGAAGGGTACGAATTTATACCGCTGCAACAGAGTTTTCCCGCGAGGGTTCAGCTCACCTTCGATCAGAATCCAACAGAAGATGGGGTTTATTCCATAGTACGGGACAATGAGATTTTACAAAATATCAGCTTTAATTACCCAAGAACGGAAAGTCAGCTCAAATACCTGGATTTGGGGACATTGCAAAACATAAACACCCTGGATTCAATTCCAGAACTTTTTGAACAGCTAAAAGCGGAGAATAACATTTACGCTTATTGGAAATGGTTTGTTATTTTAGCGTTGCTTCTGGCACTTATAGAGGTACTCATTCAAAAATTTGTTACATGA
- a CDS encoding glycosyltransferase encodes MQNGKISIIIPFKNTAHYLPECLDSILNQTYPDWEILAVNDHSTDTGLELLTAYSTKDSRIKVFENKGQGIIPALRTGYAQSTGAYVTRMDSDDIMKPERLEVMVSSLKKQGMGYVAVGQVKYFSHRGISNGYARYEQWLNHLTENGANFEEIYKECSIPSPCWMVHRQDFEICQGFIPDRYPEDYDLTFRFYENGLQIIPCNQILHLWRDYDTRTSRTHEHYAQNYFLEIKLHYFLKLNRTPNRPLVIWGAGFKGKKIAKGLKKQNLDFVWLCDNPKKIGKNIYGKELVHFNALKKLKNPQSIITVANEEAQEEIRSYFTELGQSPMQDYFFFC; translated from the coding sequence ATGCAAAACGGCAAGATCAGTATCATAATACCCTTTAAAAACACTGCACACTATCTGCCCGAATGCCTAGATTCAATTTTAAACCAAACATATCCGGATTGGGAAATCTTAGCAGTAAACGATCATTCCACCGATACTGGTTTAGAGCTCTTAACCGCCTATTCCACTAAAGATTCACGCATCAAGGTTTTTGAAAATAAGGGGCAGGGAATAATACCAGCGTTACGTACGGGATATGCCCAAAGTACTGGCGCATATGTAACCCGTATGGATTCCGACGACATAATGAAGCCAGAACGATTGGAGGTAATGGTTTCATCATTGAAAAAACAAGGAATGGGGTACGTGGCCGTAGGGCAGGTAAAATATTTTTCACATAGGGGAATTAGTAATGGCTACGCTAGATACGAACAATGGCTTAATCACCTTACGGAAAATGGGGCCAATTTTGAAGAGATTTACAAAGAATGCTCAATTCCCTCCCCATGCTGGATGGTCCATCGCCAAGATTTTGAAATATGCCAAGGATTTATACCGGACAGATATCCGGAAGACTACGACCTTACGTTCCGATTTTACGAAAATGGTTTGCAAATAATCCCATGTAACCAAATACTCCATTTATGGAGAGACTATGATACACGAACTTCTCGAACGCATGAGCACTACGCACAAAATTATTTTTTGGAGATCAAGCTCCATTATTTTTTAAAGTTGAATCGTACACCCAATAGACCCCTAGTGATCTGGGGTGCGGGATTTAAGGGAAAAAAGATTGCGAAGGGTCTTAAAAAACAAAACTTGGATTTTGTTTGGCTATGCGATAATCCCAAAAAAATCGGAAAAAACATTTATGGTAAAGAATTGGTACATTTTAATGCATTGAAGAAATTAAAAAATCCACAAAGCATCATAACCGTTGCCAACGAGGAAGCACAAGAGGAAATTCGAAGTTATTTTACTGAATTGGGCCAATCCCCGATGCAGGATTATTTCTTTTTCTGTTGA
- a CDS encoding SGNH/GDSL hydrolase family protein yields MKNLTIYWIMFSFLGLSISSKINAQDWPNLEKYKKENTRISTSNGTENRVVFMGNSITEMWKGANPDFFDKNPYINRGIGGQTTPQMLLRFRQDVIDLNPKAVVILAGTNDIAGNTGPMTLKQIHDNILSMVELAQANQIIPIVCSVLPAFDYPWSPGLQPNIKIPKLNRMLKNMARDKGAVYLDYFSKMADDRNGLPPELTTDEVHVTKAGYKIMEQMVKETIDQVLQHQ; encoded by the coding sequence GTGAAGAATCTAACCATTTATTGGATCATGTTTTCATTTTTAGGATTATCCATTTCATCAAAAATAAATGCTCAGGATTGGCCCAATTTGGAAAAATATAAAAAGGAGAATACCCGTATTTCGACTTCCAACGGAACCGAAAACCGTGTAGTTTTTATGGGTAATTCCATTACCGAGATGTGGAAGGGCGCAAATCCTGATTTTTTTGATAAAAACCCGTACATAAACCGTGGTATCGGTGGACAAACAACTCCTCAAATGTTATTGCGCTTTAGGCAAGATGTAATTGACCTGAACCCAAAAGCGGTGGTAATTTTAGCCGGTACGAACGATATTGCCGGCAACACAGGTCCTATGACTTTGAAACAAATTCACGACAACATCCTATCCATGGTGGAACTGGCCCAAGCCAACCAGATCATACCCATTGTATGTTCAGTTCTTCCTGCTTTTGATTATCCGTGGAGCCCCGGTTTGCAGCCCAATATTAAAATCCCAAAACTTAACAGAATGCTCAAAAATATGGCTAGGGACAAGGGTGCCGTATATTTGGATTATTTTTCTAAAATGGCAGATGACAGAAATGGATTGCCACCCGAATTGACTACGGACGAGGTACATGTAACCAAGGCTGGCTACAAAATTATGGAGCAAATGGTCAAGGAAACCATAGATCAGGTCTTGCAACACCAATAA
- a CDS encoding S10 family peptidase, whose translation MKKLLLLGMAFCATITFAQERKLPVDTTITTQHSVTINGARIDYSATTGTQPVWDEMGEPVASLHYTYYTKNGVKDRSSRPLLISFNGGPGSGSVWMHLAYTGPRILKIDDEGYPVQPYGVKENPYSVLDVTDIVYVNPVNTGYSRTIPETGKEVDRKKFFGINADTKYLAEWLNTFVTRNNRWNSPKYIVGESYGGTRVMGLSLALQNQQWMYLNGVIMVSPADYKVFRDNDPVSSALNLPYFAAAAWHHKALPSDLQSKDLLEVLPEVEEFTINELLPAIAKGGFIADAERKSIADKMARYSGLKAKDILDHNLDVPTQFFWKALLREKGGYTVGRLDSRYLGIDKTLAGTRPDYSPELTSWLHSFTPAINYYLQEELNFKTDIKYNMFGPVHPWDNENDNVRDNLRQAMAQNPYLNVLVQSGYYDGACTYFAAKYTMSQVDPSGRMKDRFEFKGYRSGHMMYLRREDLKAANEDIRAFILRTQAKGKSAKY comes from the coding sequence ATGAAAAAACTTTTATTATTGGGTATGGCGTTCTGTGCGACCATTACATTTGCCCAAGAAAGAAAACTTCCTGTAGACACTACCATTACTACCCAGCACTCCGTTACCATAAATGGTGCACGAATCGATTATTCAGCTACCACGGGCACACAACCTGTTTGGGACGAAATGGGAGAGCCCGTTGCATCCTTACATTATACCTATTATACCAAAAATGGGGTAAAAGACAGATCTTCCCGTCCATTGTTGATTTCGTTCAATGGAGGTCCGGGCTCTGGTTCCGTTTGGATGCATTTGGCCTACACCGGTCCAAGAATCCTAAAAATTGATGACGAAGGTTACCCTGTTCAGCCCTATGGCGTAAAGGAAAATCCATATTCTGTTTTGGATGTTACCGATATTGTTTACGTAAACCCGGTAAACACAGGTTATTCCAGAACCATACCGGAAACCGGAAAGGAAGTAGACCGAAAAAAATTCTTTGGGATCAATGCCGATACCAAATATTTGGCAGAATGGCTGAATACATTTGTAACACGGAACAATAGATGGAACTCCCCAAAATATATTGTGGGTGAAAGCTATGGTGGAACACGTGTTATGGGATTGTCCTTGGCATTGCAAAACCAACAGTGGATGTACTTGAACGGTGTAATCATGGTTTCACCTGCGGATTACAAGGTGTTCCGCGACAATGATCCCGTTTCCAGTGCTTTGAACTTACCATACTTTGCAGCTGCGGCATGGCACCACAAAGCTTTGCCATCCGATTTGCAAAGCAAGGATTTGTTGGAAGTTTTGCCAGAAGTTGAAGAGTTCACCATAAACGAATTATTACCGGCCATTGCCAAGGGTGGGTTTATTGCAGATGCGGAACGGAAGTCCATCGCCGATAAAATGGCCCGCTACTCAGGTTTAAAAGCAAAAGATATCCTAGACCATAATTTGGATGTTCCCACACAGTTTTTTTGGAAGGCCCTTTTAAGGGAAAAAGGAGGATATACCGTTGGCCGATTGGATAGCCGCTATTTGGGAATAGATAAAACATTGGCAGGTACGCGCCCGGATTACTCTCCAGAACTGACTTCTTGGTTGCATAGCTTCACCCCAGCAATTAACTATTATTTGCAGGAAGAGCTAAACTTCAAGACCGATATAAAATACAATATGTTCGGTCCTGTACACCCATGGGACAATGAAAACGACAATGTGCGTGACAATCTAAGACAGGCCATGGCACAAAACCCGTACTTGAATGTTTTGGTGCAATCGGGATATTACGATGGTGCTTGCACCTATTTTGCAGCTAAATACACCATGTCCCAAGTTGATCCAAGTGGTAGAATGAAAGATCGTTTTGAATTTAAAGGGTACCGTTCCGGCCACATGATGTATTTGAGGAGAGAAGACCTAAAGGCCGCAAATGAAGACATACGGGCTTTTATTTTAAGAACACAAGCAAAAGGCAAGAGCGCAAAATATTAA
- a CDS encoding TIGR02757 family protein, with protein MTKAELKEFLDAKVEEYDHPKFLEDDPLQIPHKFALKEDIEISAFLTATIAWGNRKSIINNANKLMDLMGNSPYDFVMTHTEENLSELSTFVHRTFNGIDLGYFVTSLQNIYQEHGGLETIFTQYQTKDSMQPAISEFKQLFFELPHQNRTQKHVSDPKKGSAAKRINMFLRWMVRDSSTGVDFGLWKGIAPSKLSCPLDVHSGNVARKLKLLKRKQNDAKALQELDKNLRKLDAVDPVKYDFALFGLGVFERF; from the coding sequence ATGACCAAAGCAGAACTCAAGGAATTTCTCGATGCCAAGGTAGAGGAATACGATCATCCCAAGTTTTTAGAGGACGACCCTTTACAGATTCCGCACAAGTTTGCATTAAAAGAGGATATTGAGATCAGCGCTTTTTTAACGGCTACCATAGCCTGGGGCAACCGTAAGAGCATTATTAACAATGCAAACAAACTTATGGATTTAATGGGCAACTCGCCCTACGATTTTGTGATGACCCATACCGAGGAGAACCTTAGTGAACTCTCGACATTTGTACACCGCACTTTTAATGGTATTGATCTTGGTTACTTTGTAACCAGTCTCCAAAACATCTACCAAGAACATGGAGGATTGGAGACGATTTTTACCCAATACCAGACCAAGGATTCCATGCAGCCCGCAATTTCGGAGTTCAAACAACTATTTTTTGAACTCCCTCATCAAAATCGCACCCAAAAACATGTGTCCGACCCCAAAAAGGGATCCGCGGCAAAACGCATCAATATGTTTTTACGATGGATGGTCCGTGATAGCAGTACGGGAGTTGATTTTGGCTTATGGAAAGGCATTGCCCCTTCCAAACTCTCCTGCCCGTTGGATGTGCATTCTGGCAATGTGGCCCGCAAACTCAAATTACTAAAGCGTAAACAGAACGATGCCAAGGCATTACAGGAACTGGACAAAAACCTGAGAAAACTGGATGCCGTCGACCCTGTAAAATATGATTTTGCCCTATTTGGGTTGGGAGTTTTTGAGAGATTCTAA
- a CDS encoding ABC transporter ATP-binding protein has product MIKATNIQKSYGDLKVLQGVDLDIKKGEVVSIVGASGAGKTTLLQILGTLDTPTNKEESALLINNTDVNQLNDKNLAQFRNEHIGFIFQFHQLLPEFTALENVCIPAFIKKTSRTEAEQRAKELLDFLGLKDRYDHKPNALSGGEQQRVAVARSLMNKPSVVLADEPSGNLDSESADNLHKLFFQLREEFGQTFVLVTHNLDLADMADRKLTMVDGRIVSKN; this is encoded by the coding sequence ATGATCAAGGCTACAAATATTCAAAAAAGTTACGGAGACCTCAAGGTATTGCAGGGAGTTGACCTCGATATTAAAAAAGGTGAAGTTGTTTCCATTGTTGGCGCTTCTGGAGCAGGAAAAACGACCTTGCTACAAATTCTGGGAACCTTGGACACCCCTACCAACAAGGAAGAAAGTGCTCTTTTGATCAATAACACGGACGTAAACCAATTGAATGACAAAAACTTGGCTCAATTTCGCAACGAGCATATCGGGTTTATTTTTCAGTTTCATCAATTATTGCCCGAGTTTACCGCATTGGAAAATGTATGCATACCTGCCTTTATTAAAAAAACATCCCGTACCGAAGCTGAACAACGTGCCAAAGAGCTTTTGGATTTTCTGGGATTAAAGGACCGTTACGACCATAAACCCAACGCACTGTCCGGTGGGGAACAGCAGCGAGTGGCAGTTGCCCGTTCTTTAATGAACAAACCATCGGTGGTTTTGGCCGATGAACCCAGTGGTAATTTGGATTCTGAAAGTGCCGATAATCTACACAAACTGTTTTTTCAGTTGCGGGAAGAGTTTGGACAAACCTTTGTTCTAGTAACGCATAATCTGGACCTTGCCGATATGGCGGACCGAAAACTAACCATGGTAGATGGTCGGATTGTCTCCAAGAATTAG